From a region of the Dermatophagoides farinae isolate YC_2012a chromosome 3, ASM2471394v1, whole genome shotgun sequence genome:
- the LOC124494595 gene encoding uncharacterized protein LOC124494595 — translation MIETSSDEEPDNNNDRYSDTSSSSISFGLIKPEQYFLLKKWSIIIWTVSTVLIQLFQLFVALRMPGSSAQELHKRFSRIAIYSIQRYVVILALCSSLTAIFFNTIGLLAAIIDNYNLTFIYLLYSILDTMFIMVINFEISSYYLITCLIHWSMIGLIMLYLLDLYDQFVPIFNI, via the exons ATGATCGAAACATCATCTGACGAGGAGCcagacaataataatgatcgttACAGTGATACgtcttcatcatccatatcatTTGGTTTAATAAAACCGGAACAATATTTTCTCttgaaaaaatggtcaattaTCATATGGACCGTGTCTACAGTGCTCATACAATTGTTTCAGCTATTCGTTGCTCTTCGTATGCCAGGATCATCGGCTCAAGAATTGCATAAACGATTCTCCCGGATCGCAATTTATTCCATTCAG cGTTATGTAGTTATATTGGCACTTTGTTCCAGTTTGACCGCCATCTTTTTCAACACGATTGGACTGTTGGCTGCCATTATCGATAATTATAATCTCACTTTTATCTATTTACTTTATTCCATTCTGGATACAATGTTCATCATGGTAATTAATTTTGAGATCAGTTCATATTACCTAATCACCTGTCTCATTCATTGGTCTATGATTGGCCTCATCATGCTTTATCTGCTCGATCTATATGATCAATTTGTTCCAATATTCAACATATGA